A portion of the Pseudorasbora parva isolate DD20220531a chromosome 1, ASM2467924v1, whole genome shotgun sequence genome contains these proteins:
- the trpm1a gene encoding transient receptor potential cation channel subfamily M member 1a, whose amino-acid sequence MYIRVSYDTKPDSLLHLMVKEWQLELPTLLISVHGGLQNFDLQPKLKQVFGKGLIKAAVTTGAWIFTGGVSTGVIRHVGDALKDHSSKSRGKVCAIGIAPWGIVENKEDLIGRDVTRPYQTMSNPLSKLSVLNNSHSHFILADNGTHGKYGAEVRLRRQLEKHISLQKINTRLGQGVPLVCLILEGGPNVISIVLESLREDPPVPVVVCDGSGRASDIISFAHKYSEEDGLVNDSVKEQLLVTIQKTFNYNRNQAQQIYLMVMECMKKRELITVFRTASEGQQDIEMAILTALLKGTNASAPDQLSLALAWNRVDIARSQIFVHGQHWPVNSLEQAMMDALVLDRVDFVKLLIENGVNIHHFLTIPRLEELYNTRLGPINTLHFVVRDVKKGNLPPDYQITLIDIGLVLEYLMGGAYRCNYTRKTFRTLYNNLYGLKRPKALKLLGMEDDDPRPKGKKKMKKKKEEEIDIDVDDPEVSRFQYPFHELMVWAVLMKRQKMALFLWQRGEEAMAKALVACKLYKAMAHESSRSELVDDISQDLDNNSKEFGQLAYELLDQSYKHDEQVAMKLLTYELKNWSNSTCLKLAVAAKHRDFIAHTCSQMLLTDMWMGCLRVGKSNGLKVILGIIFPPAILLLDFRTGDDLSYQNSKDKEELKDKEDDNKSGKDGTVSMDTTSKKGDEEDGKKRQKRVPVGKKIYYFFNAPFTKFWFNTTAYLVYLMLYNYIILVKMERWPSLQEWIVISYIITLGLEKVRQILMSEPGKLKQKINVWLEEYWNITDLAAITTFLMGLLLRLQNEPYMGYGRVIYCVDIIFWYIRVLDIFGVNKYLGPYVMMIGKMMIDMLYFVVIMLVVLMSFGVARQAILHPDEEPTWRLARNIFYMPYWMIYGEVFADSIDLYAMEINPPCGDNLYDEDGKKLPPCIPGAWLTPAIMACYLLVANILLVNLLIAVFNNTFFEVKSISNQVWKFQRYQLIMTFHDRPVLPPPLIIFSHIYIVLKRLCCRCRKKQEGELDERDRGLKLTLSPEELKSLYEFEEQCVEEYFREKEDETHSSNDERIRITSQRVENMSMRLEEVNEREHSMKASLQTVDLRLAQLEEFSGRMMHALERLAGIDRCELVRTRSGSSVAVDQAGLLRRGSINSADGYSLYRWHLDAEDRGDEMSAGDRKGHIERRGSVGSGELLLNPQHVSSYGPTLDVLPLRQRTRSSSSVDILISPCESQGRGQNPQSPKLTSAQLPKDPQVLLEARIDAGMSHPLERAQSLRQYPTETQSYPLSYENRSKSSTLYVSVAQSRLANSGNTWASEPHGLQDQASRSPTLGRWPPRFDYKVHPSPFGLSPKKSSEKSRQIEDQDKEGASKESKSTKTQEENEENDENETEANSESTKTEGGEEKREELTDSDHLYVAEDRMYPSLRSKSLNTNPRKVKATGDVLDKPRAASSVKDLAGAFEVNTNDNRPSRERKGTQT is encoded by the exons ATG TATATCCGTGTGTCCTATGATACCAAGCCCGATAGTCTTCTGCATCTGATGGTGAAAGAATGGCAACTAGAACTGCCCACCCTGCTCATTTCTGTGCATGGCGGCCTGCAGAACTTTGACTTGCAGCCCAAACTCAAGCAAGTGTTCGGAAAGGGCCTGATAAAAGCGGCGGTCACCACTGGGGCATGGATCTTTACTGGAGGTGTTAGTACAG GAGTGATTCGGCATGTAGGAGATGCGCTGAAAGACCACTCCTCCAAGTCCCGTGGGAAGGTTTGCGCCATCGGAATTGCACCGTGGGGTATTGTGGAAAATAAAGAGGATCTGATCGGACGTGAT GTGACGCGACCTTACCAAACCATGTCCAACCCCCTCAGCAAACTTTCTGTGCTTAACAACAGCCATTCGCACTTTATTCTGGCTGACAACGGCACTCACGGAAAGTATGGCGCGGAGGTTCGTCTACGCAGGCAGCTGGAGAAACACATCTCTCTGCAGAAGATCAACACAC GTCTAGGTCAGGGGGTCCCTTTGGTGTGTCTTATTCTTGAAGGCGGGCCGAATGTAATCTCCATTGTGTTGGAGAGTCTGCGTGAGGACCCTCCTGTACCCGTGGTGGTGTGCGACGGCAGTGGCCGAGCATCAGATATCATTTCATTTGCTCACAAGTATTCTGAGGAGGATGG GTTGGTTAATGACAGTGTTAAAGAACAGCTTCTAGTAACCATACAGAAGACATTCAACTACAACCGCAATCAGGCACAGCAGATTTATCTCATGGTGATGGAGTGCATGAAGAAAAGAGAGTtg ATCACAGTTTTCCGCACAGCTTCAGAGGGTCAGCAGGATATTGAGATGGCCATCTTAACTGCTCTGCTGAAAG GCACAAATGCTTCTGCTCCAGACCAGCTGAGTTTGGCTTTGGCCTGGAACCGTGTGGATATTGCTCGCAGTCAGATATTCGTCCATGGACAGCACTGGCCT GTTAATTCTCTGGAGCAGGCCATGATGGACGCACTCGTGCTTGACAGAGTGGATTTTGTAAAGCTGCTCATTGAAAATGGCGTCAACATCCACCATTTCCTGACAATCCCACGGCTGGAAGAGCTCTATAACACA AGGTTAGGGCCAATCAACACACTGCATTTTGTGGTCAGAGATGTAAAAAAG GGAAACCTTCCACCAGATTACCAGATCACTCTGATTGACATTGGCCTGGTTCTGGAGTACCTCATGGGAGGGGCGTATCGGTGTAACTATACTAGGAAAACTTTCCGCACACTCTATAATAACCTCTATGGACTGAAAAGA CCAAAAGCCTTGAAACTTCTGGGTATGGAG GACGATGACCCAAGACCTAAAGGAAAAAAGAAgatgaagaaaaagaaagaggaaGAAATCGATATTGACGTTGATGACCCAGAGGTCAGTCGATTCCAGTACCCATTCCATGAGCTGATGGTGTGGGCAGTTCTCATGAAACGCCAGAAGATGGCGCTGTTTCTCTGGCAGAGGGGAGAAGAGGCCATGGCCAAAGCTCTGGTGGCATGTAAACTCTATAAAGCCATGGCGCACGAATCCTCGCGGAGTGAATTAGTAGACGACATCTCCCAAGatctggacaataattcaaa GGAATTTGGTCAGTTAGCATATGAGCTGTTAGATCAGTCATACAAACATGATGAACAGGTGGCCATGAAGCTGTTGACGTATGAGTTGAAGAACTGGAGTAACTCCACCTGTCTGAAACTGGCTGTGGCTGCCAAACACAGAGACTTTATAGCCCACACCTGCAGCCAGATGCTGCTCACTGACATGTGGATGGGCTGCTTGCGGGTGGGCAAGAGCAATGGACTCAAG GTGATCCTTGGAATCATTTTTCCTCCAGCCATCCTTCTTCTCGACTTCCGAACTGGAGATGATCTGTCTTACCAAAACTCCAAAGACAAAGAAGAGCTCAAGGACAAAGAGGATGATAACAAATCTGGCAag GATGGCACTGTAAGCATGGATACAACATCTAAGAAAGGTGATGAGGAAGATGGTAAAAAGAGACAGAAACGAGTGCCTGTTGGGAAGAAGATTTACTACTTCTTTAATGCTCCGTTTACCAAGTTCTGGTTCAATACG ACTGCCTACCTGGTATACCTGATGCTGTATAATTACATCATCCTGGTGAAAATGGAGAGATGGCCATCATTGCAGGAATGGATCGTCATCTCCTACATCATCACTCTTGGACTGGAGAAAGTTAGACAG ATCCTGATGTCCGAGCCGGGAAAGCTGAAACAGAAGATAAACGTTTGGCTGGAAGAGTACTGGAATATCACTGACCTGGCTGCCATCACCACGTTCCTCATGGGACTGTTACTGCGCTTGCAGAATGAGCCTTACATGGGCTATGGGCGCGTCATTTACTGTgtggacatcatcttctggtaCATTCGTGTCCTCGACATCTTCGGAGTTAACAAGTATTTAGGACCGTATGTCATGATGATTGGTAAAATG atgATTGACATGCTGTACTTTGTGGTGATCATGCTGGTGGTTCTCATGAGCTTCGGTGTGGCACGTCAGGCCATCCTGCACCCGGATGAGGAGCCGACGTGGCGTCTGGCGAGGAATATTTTCTACATGCCCTACTGGATGATCTATGGAGAAGTTTTTGCTGACTCGATAGACC TCTATGCGATGGAGATTAATC CACCATGTGGTGACAATCTGTATGATGAAGATGGGAAAAAGCTTCCTCCATGTATACCTGGGGCCTGGCTCACACCTGCCATCATGGCCTGTTACCTATTGGTAGCCAACATCCTACTGGTCAACCTGCTCATTGCTGTATTCAA TAACACGTTCTTTGAAGTGAAATCCATTTCCAACCAAGTGTGGAAGTTCCAGCGCTACCAGCTCATCATGACGTTCCACGACAGACCAGTGCTTCCTCCTCCACTCATCATCTTCAGCCACATATACATTGTGTTGAAGCGCCTTTGCTGCCGCTGCAGAAAGAAACAAGAAGGGGAGCTGGACGAGAGAGACCGCGGGCTGA aGTTGACTCTGAGTCCGGAGGAACTGAAAAGTCTGTATGAGTTTGAGGAACAGTGTGTGGAGGAGTACTTCAGAGAGAAGGAGGACGAGACACATTCTTCCAATGATGAGCGAATCCGAATCACTTCCCAGAG GGTCGAGAACATGTCCATGCGTCTGGAGGAGGTGAATGAACGAGAGCACTCTATGAAAGCCTCTCTGCAGACTGTAGACTTGCGCTTGGCTCAGCTAGAGGAGTTCTCTGGCCGCATGATGCACGCGCTGGAGCGTCTGGCTGGCATCGATCGCTGCGAGCTGGTCCGCACTCGATCCGGGAGCTCAGTGGCCGTCGACCAAGCCGGCCTGCTTCGCCGTGGTAGCATCAACAGCGCTGATGGCTACAGTTTGTACCGCTGGCACCTGGATGCCGAGGACCGTGGTGACGAGATGTCTGCAGGGGACAGGAAGGGCCATATAGAGAGACGTGGCAGTGTTGGCAGCGGCGAGCTCCTTCTAAATCCTCAACATGTTTCTTCCTACGGTCCCACATTGGATGTGTTGCCTCTTCGGCAGAGGACACGCTCCAGCTCCAGTGTGGACATCCTCATCTCTCCTTGCGAGTCACAAGGCAGAGGCCAGAATCCTCAATCCCCAAAACTCACCTCTGCTCAGCTCCCTAAAGACCCCCAGGTTCTGCTAGAAGCTAGGATAGACGCAGGAATGTCACATCCTCTGGAAAGGGCGCAGTCCCTGAGGCAGTATCCAACTGAAACTCAAAGTTACCCACTTTCTTACGAGAACAGATCCAAAAGCAGTACATTGTATGTCTCTGTGGCACAGTCAAGGTTGGCCAATTCAGGAAACACATGGGCTTCGGAGCCTCACGGCCTACAGGATCAAGCAAGCAGATCGCCAACGCTAGGTCGCTGGCCTCCACGCTTCGATTACAAAGTTCATCCCTCCCCGTTCGGCCTTTCACCCAAGAAATCTTCAGAGAAATCAAGACAGATAGAGGACCAAGACAAAGAAGGAGCTTCTAAGGAGAGCAAGAGTACAAAAACACAAGAGGAAAATGAGGAGAATGATGAAAATGAGACGGAGGCAAATAGCGAAAGCACCAAAACAGAGGggggagaagagaagagagaagagCTGACTGACTCAGATCACTTGTATGTTGCAGAGGATAGGATGTACCCCTCACTCAGATCTAAGAGCCTGAACACTAATCCACGAAAGGTGAAGGCCACAGGGGACGTCCTGGATAAACCTCGAGCAGCCAGTAGTGTGAAAGACCTGGCTGGGGCCTTCGAAGTCAACACCAATGACAACAGACCCTCTAGAGAGAGGAAAGGCACACAGACATAA